A stretch of DNA from Excalfactoria chinensis isolate bCotChi1 chromosome 6, bCotChi1.hap2, whole genome shotgun sequence:
AACTCCACTAACCTTGAAATGAGGTCTGgaaaggggtggatcctggctctaccccttctggtcactcaaaATCATTGCAGGTACCTGAGCTCCCCTgtgttggccctgccttcctaccaggtgctcaatcaccgcttcaggctgtgactcagcatttccactacagttACCCCTGCTAATGAAAGTACTTAAATCGGTTTCCAAAAGAATCTCAGCTTTCCTTAGGTAAGGAAAGAGGCTGTTAATATAGTCTCATTTCTTGTTTGCCATCTatgttttttatgtatttggtCTGTGGAAGGTCTCATCACTaacttgttttctgtcttttgcatTTGCAGGCTTTGTAGCATTTTCTACTTATCCAGAGTTGGCAGAAAGGGTGCAGATGTTCTTTGCTTTAGGACCAGTACTCACTATCACACATGCTACTAGTCCTTTTACAACACTTGTACGTCTTCCTCAGCCAGTGATCAAGGTATGCCATTCCTCCTCCTGAAAGACCTAAATGCTTGCTCTGTCTGTGCTAGACTCACTCAATCTAGACTGAGTTTTAAGAAGGTGGTGAGTTAAGATTGAATTTAGGGTATCAAGCTGTTGATAGAGCTGGTAGGCTTCAGACTTTCCACAGTACAAAAACTACAAATCTTGATGCAATAAATTTTTggaatttcttcagaaaaacttGCATATTGTACCATTGCTTGTTAAAATCCAATAATTTTGAGTGACATTCACAAACACCATAAATAAAAGTTGTCTGCATACTCTACTAACTTGAGCCTTAAGCTCAAGTAGAAAACTACAAATATCCCACAAAGTAAATTCATTAGACATGCAATTGCTTTATGCTTGTGAAATATTTGCCTATAAAATAGTATAGGAAATTTAAAGAGTTAAATCTATCTCATACTGTCATTTACCAACTTAGTAGTATATTCTGGGAATGACAGAGATTTTCTGTATGTCAAAATGCAAGAGTATGTGCTCTTCCTGCCCATGTTGTACCAATTATGTGAAAATACAGTGCCCAGCTCTACATCCTCTCATTTGACTACCCCTCTTTGTTAAGCATCAGAACTCAAATTACAGTTTTGTGCTCCTGTCTGGGGCAAAGAAGGCCTCCCTATATCCTATATTCTATAGCCATGACTGAAATCAATAGACCTTCCCACTTAAGTCTGCACTCTGTAAACAGATGGATAGCAACCTCCAGGACACGTGTACAAAGAGACAGGAAGAATACATGTTGTATTCTGTGGAAAAAGATGCACTTCAAATGACAATGGAAGGACAAGCAGTCTGAGCTATCTTAGTTAAGAGGCTACAGTACTAGAGAAGAGGGAGAGGCAATTTTTTGCATTATATATTCCTGCAACAAGAAAAAGATTTCCACTCTTCTGCCCTTCAGTCAATCTTGGGTTGCAAAGGAGCTCTTCGACAGAACCAACTGCTCAGAAGGCTTGCAATACAGCTGTGCACAACTCTGCCAAAATTTTGTGCCAACATCCTCTACTACATAGCTGGGGGCAGAACACAAAACCTGAATGAGGTAAGCATGTCCAAGAGCACCTTAATGCCAGTAGAGAGGAGGTAACATTGGTGGAAAgtaatttttctgctttgcacttttaaaataatgtcaaCTAGGACCTCTGCTGATGATGAAATTGGCCACTTATATTCAACTCACacaagggagagaggaaaacagttttttgttttgttctgttttcttgtaaGACCTTCTGCACCTCTCattatctttttctctctcacacattTAGGAAGTCCTTCCATTAAAAGCTCTTCTACATGTAATCTCATTATGTTCGCACAAGTAGTCATTAATAACCTTCTTCCTCTAATGATTAAGCAGAACTCTACTTATAACCATCAGGGAAACCTTAAAAACTGGGAAAAGATAAATCCATGTTGACTCCATACATGCAGTTTTTCCATGCAACTAAACTACAATGTAGGAAAGACCCTTTAATAAAGATAAAACTCTATGGGTTAATTCCTATTGTACAATCACATCATCCGAGTTCACCATCAATTTtgtttattaattaaaaacatcCTTTATACTAATAGGGGCTTTAACACAGCAGCATTGTGTTGCTCAGGTCCTTCTCAGCTTTATTCTGTCATCGTATTAGATCCTTGCCTTCAtaacacttctgttttttctccagaGCCGAACAGATGTATACGTAGGACATTACCCAGCTGGGACATCAGTACAGAATATTATTCATTGGCATCAGGTATAACTGCTTGGTGAAATACAGACACTTACTACAGCTTTTTATGCAAGTGACAGACTATGGGGAAGTCCAGAGGCAGTTGTTTGGGGAAATTCTTCCATATCTTCTCACATAATGCACTAAGCAGCTGCCACCAGGAGAGCACTGCTTCCCACACCATTACCCAAACTGTCTCTTCACTATCAGGCCCCAAAGCACATTTTAGATACAAAGCTAATAATAGCCCTGACAGGTTCTAGGCAGGTCCACTTCCCAGTGTGAAAAATGAATACGGCCCCACATCACAACTAACAGAAGTGACTGCAGCCAaatttgaaaaaagaaacatcccaGTGGTGGCAGCTGAGGAACAAGACGGAATGTTAACAAGGGCAAAGGTGACAAAGCCACTCATCCTATGGCCCATCCTCAGTACCTGGGAAAACATGCAACAGGAATAAGGGCCAGGAAGAACTCACAATCCACTGTCTGATCCTGTTCAGTCATGGGGAGGAAAATACTGCCAGCACTCTGCTTTCTCACTTAACACTTCAATTTTATCTGTCTTTGTTCAATATCTACAGTTATCCTATGTAGACCGATACCAAGCTTTTGACTATGGCCCAAGGGTAAACATGCAGAAATACAACCAGGTAAGGCAATACAGTTTCCTGAGACCATTTCACTTGGGTCCTGGAAAAGCTAAGAACATATGACCTCACATGCtgcagaaagaaggagagagtGATCTGAGATAATGTTTCACCTGAACCTAATACCACTAAGTGCAAGGCACAGACAGTTCCTTGTAGACAACTAATATAAGTTCATTGTTCTTTCCCTACTGATGCAGGGATGTGTCAAATGACATGCTCATTTACCTGCCATTCCCAAAAGACCAAGAGCCATATTTAAGTCCTAGGACTGGATGTGGGACAGCACCTCTCCACAAAAAATACCCAGCTCCCACCTTTAAGTAGAGCACCAgcaaggcaaataaataaaaataaataaataaaagcagcaaacaaataaaaagaaaaggaaattcattTCTTGCCATGATTTTGGGGATGTTCTtatctcccctcctctcccaacccccccccccccccccccaaaaaaaaaaaaaaaaaaaaaaaagaaaagaaaaaaaaagggaagaaaacttCAGAACAGCATAGTGAAGAACACTGTGGCAAACTAATGTAAGCTCTTAGAAAAAGGAGATGGACAAAACTTCATTACTCAGAAATGTTGCTGCACTCCTGCAATGCTGACAACTTGCCTGACAGGTTTTTAGTTTTAAGCTGATGTTGACTTCTAGCAATATTTTCTATGTCAGGCAGGCTATTTTAAGGCTGATATGCTATTTCACAGGCAGAAAAATCTTCCAAAGATTTATCAGACGCTTTCCATCCACTTGTGGTGTTCAAATATTGGTCTGAATTAGGTGAAGTTCTATTCCCAAGTTATGTTTAGGAAACACAAACGAAAAAACCCACCATAAACCACatgacagaaaatgagaaaaataatagcaGCACATTCAGATAATAGAGGTTAATGTCAAAGCATTCTTTGTAGTGTCTCTCATCAGCCCGTAGACTAATCCTGCATAAAGTTACTTAGCTCAGGGCTCAGAAGAtccctgctctgtgtttggTCAGTTTCTCTGTGACAGCAGGCAAGGCAAGTAACTTCACTGGCTATTACTCCCTAGGTAGCTATGATGTATCTGTCACTGAAAGAGTGCTTGGTTTGACGCAACACAACTAAAACTGTCTCTCTCTGTGCCACATAAAagcatgaagagaaaaataaaaaaggaaaaaaaaaaaaaaaaaaaaaaaaaaaaaagacacatgaACAACATCTCTGCAGTTCTCTCCTGATAAACACAAACACTGCTCTTTCCGTAACCCTATCTATGATCAGAATAAGTAGGTGTCAAAGTTCAGGACAACTCTTAGCCATGCATTGCAAAAAGAGTCTAAGAATAAGATGGATCATTCCCTTCCATGATATGTAGGGATTGAGTGTAGGGAAACATACATTAAGAGAGTGGACTTGATCTCTACTATTTTCTTGTAGCGAgtacagaagagaaacagaagtctGCACAGAATCATTTTTCTTAACACAGTTCCTGACATAAGAGCATTCACTCAGATGCCCTCCCTTTCTTACAGACTACTCCTCCTGCATATGAGATAGAGAAGATAAGCACGCCCATTGCAGTTTGGAGTGGTGGACAAGACAAATTTGCAGATCCCAAAGACGTATCAAAACTACTTTCTCAGATTAGTAATCTCTATTACCATgagaattttcctttctggGGACATCTTGATTTTGTCTGGGGCCTTGATGCAGCTGAGAAGATGTTCTGGAAAATTGCTGAACTCATCAGAAAATAGCCTTAAAGATTCATACAGGAAGTTCCTTCACCCATCAAAGCCCTCAAAGATTTGTGTTTAGTAGTAGAACATAGGTATAGGGATCGGTGTAggggtttgtttctttcttgcattGTATTCCTGGGTTTTACAGTATTTTGGTGAAGATGGGTGGGTAGGTAGGGTTAGGTATGTTAGGAAGATGAGAAACATGAGGATGACCACTGAATACACAATTTAGAAGTCAATGCAAGTTAGTTAGGAATATTTTAACAGTTACAGGGCTGATTTTGGTACAAACAAGCTTTTATCTCCCTTGTATATTAATATTATATGTTCCACTCAAGACAGAGATGTCAtcataaaaacatgaaaattggAAATAGTCACTTCTCTGTTTAATTATTACTGATCTCTGCTTAAATTAAATCATTATCATCTTCTTAAAGTGCTTGgcctgtttctgttttctcacattTTCAAGAACAACAAGCCTGAACCAAGATTTTCTGTCATAAGGCTACCCTAGCATCTGAACATATGGTAATTTGCCTTATGTACCTGTGTCAGAGAGAAACCACTTACCACTAACCACTCATTAGAGAGATACAGatactttctctttccttcGTACCCACATATCAGCAACTGTTTTGTTCACTCTCTGAGTACAAAGCATACAAACATCTCTGCAGCTATAACCTGGCATCTGAGGACTGAGGAAATGCAGCTGTATGAGGCAGCCCACGCATCAATGACTAGAGCACCCACCACAAGAAACATTCCTGACATTGTCATTAAACTTATTTCAGGATCTTCTAATTTCTCAATTCATCATGTTCATGTGTTCTGCCATTCACCTATAAATAATCCAGAAGGTGAAAAATCACACCAAGGGTTCATCAATACACCGTAACGTAGAGTAACCCAGGTACTGTGGGTGTTTCTGGGTGCAAGGTTAAGCCCAGATTCCTCAAGCAAGATTTGTGGTAAACAAAATCCATTTGATCATTATCTGGAGACTATCAtcaatataaaaacaaaatgtgtttgtCCCATGTAACAGAGGAAACATGCACAAAGAAGATGAAACACCTCATCTAGCATCTACCACTGGGAACTGAACTTACAACATATGGAGAGATTTATAGTCCACAACTGAAAGTGGATTCTCACCCACACCACATCACCTGCCATCTCCCAGCACCCTGACCACCTCAGAGGATTCTGAACAGACCTACTCCTGCTCCTCAGGGTAGCACAGGAGACATAGCACTACCCCCTGTAAGGTTtaatgatacaaagatgataacagatattcaaaaggttatttgtaAAGAAAGACTCACCGATAaggatgccttcactgggaaatgctgagacaatctccaccaggaagcaatctccaagagatgctgccttagtggtggtcagcccttcAATGAGCTCTagaagaggtggagtcaagtTCCACctcttccaggagcacagctaaattactctcacctgtgctcccacagctgacctgatatttgcctcagctgattaatcagaggttcaggctgtgattaccaattttCCATACACCCCTGTACAAACATGAGCTTCAGGTCTGAAGGGCAGGGAGCAAGACCACAAACTTGAGCTCAGGTAAAAAGGAAGTGAGTGCCTTTTCCAATACACCAAAGCCCTTCACCTGTACCCTCACACTCCTTCAGAaccacacaacacacacacatgcttCACACTGTGAACCGAATGTCATGACACTGCATAAAACACATATGAGGCAGGATAGGAAACAACAGATCACAAAACTAAACTCATTCCAGCCTCATCAGTGGTGCGTTTTCCCTGATGGAGGGAAGGCTGAACAGGAGCTAGCTCACATTCTCTTTTGACAGAGCATATGGCTCTGCCCCACTGAAGAAGACAAAGGGCAGGCAATGGGGACCATGCTTCCTGGGTGACAAAAGAACAAGAATATAGCAGCTCTCCAAAAGCCAAATGTGTGAATACAGGGCTAAGATCAAGCTCACacagcccagaactggataccAAGGAGCACTCAAGGAAATCAGCTTATCcagagacaaaaacaaattCCAAACAATTATAGGATTGACACTTGATGATAAGGATTCCCACAAACAATCATTATCGTCATATTAGAATCCATCAGGAACACAATCCTGTAACAGCTTGTGTCAGCACAAGAAAGCATTCACCTCTTATATGTCCTGTCAGTAGACTTTTAGCTATCCAGACTacatccctgcagtgctgtgagggGCCCTTGCTCCTATTGGAAATACCCCAATAATTTTGGTCAGGatggtatctctgataaaagcagtttttattcgcgATTGCAATGGCAGGTGCCCTGCTACCAGAAGTGTGCCTAAGGACACGATATTACCGtttttataccttgtctcccatGCATTTCCCCTCCCCTGTTTCCCCTTTAGTTGGGTACTCCAGGTTACAATTTTGCCCGAGGTTTGCATttattaattacattctgaCACTTGTTAATTCATGTGCTATCTTGTGCCAGGcagtcgccatcctgctgtttgtttccaagatgtctcggtactcttatcgtattgatatgttgattcccttcaaagcttcttccattctgtccgAGGGACATTTCGTTAAACAAAGAGCCCCGGTGGGAGGCCAGGGAGGCCAGTCCTTCCTGATATCTCTTCCTGATATCTCAAGAACATCTTTAGGCATGTCACGACTCTTCCTTCAGACGGTTAGCGACCGCTGATGCTCCTTACCTAAAGGAGACTTAGATTCGCCTGAATGAAGCGTGTGAGCCTGCTACTACATTCGGGCAGACGTGAACGTACTGAAAAGgtgcctgccctgccctgccctacGGACCGGAGCTCGGAAGGGATGCGGCTCCAGGTGCCCGGCGCTGGGGGTGGCAGCCGTGCGGAGGGCCCCGCTCGCCTCCGGGCTGTAACGGCTGTCACGGGCGCACGGCGGCGCCCCGGCCGCTGGGCATGCAGGCAGCGGCCCTGCCGCGCTGCCCGGCGCCGCGCAGGCTCCTCCCTTCGCCCCGCACCACGCCGTGACCCGGGCCGGCTGCGGCAGCGTGGGGGGCTGCGCTGCGCTGCGCTGTGCTCCTTTCCGCGGCGCCGGCGGAGCGCAGGAGAGGCCCGGGCCGTCTCCGCTGCCGGGCGCCGTCGCTTTGTCTCCCGCCAGGGTCGGCCACGGGCGTGCGAGACCCGGTTCGGCGGTAAGCAGCCGCCACCTTCCCCggcctccctccctgcctccctcccgCTGCTTTGCGCCGGTGCTTGCTTCGGGGAAAGAGGtcgcgccgcgccgcgccgtgcCATGCCGTGCCCTTCCGGGGTGCGCTGCCCCATCAGCCCCGCCACCTCCcttctgccctgccctgcctgctctcAGGTGCCGGCAGCCCGCGGGTCACAACCGCCCCGGGCGGAGCCGCGCTCACTGACAGCCTGCCGGGGCCGCCGCCTGTGCCCTGCGGGAGCTGTCAGCCGTCAGCGCCTGGCCCAGCTGCGGAGGAAAGCACAGCTTGTGCCTACACTCCGTTTGTAAATCCTTCCTGTCACCGGCCATGTACCTATGAAATGCTGTCATCGAATCAGAAGgtgaaagaatataaaaaaggaagaagtgatGTTACTTGTGCACCCGTAATTGCCTtgtgagatgctgctgctgttcttcattttgtaCCTGCGTCAAGGTGGTCTCTGTAGGATCTCGGGTATCTCTCAGATGCGCACCAAGCAGTGTAACTTAATGGCTCCACGTTCCCATTTCAGAAGGGTGGTATAAAGTCCCTTTGGGAGAAGTCCATTTACTCTGGAATTCTTTTATTTACTATGCGTGCAGTGCAGAATGCATATCCAAGAAGATCCAAGAAGCCATGGGCATAAGTGGCATACCTGGTGCTGCGTCGTCTGTTCTCACATGAGCAGGTTTTTCCTTGTTGTAGGCTGATGTGATGGAGTGCACAGAGCTGGAGCTTGCGTATGTTGGATGAACTGCCTTAGAGCAGCAGGTCCTAGGAAGTTGTATACAGGCCCGCAACCTTGTGAAGTACTCCTAGAAGGTGGATGCTGCTGGggcaatgcatttttttttgtctcatatATTGCATTTCTATGTGCTCAGGGTACCAATAACTAAACCAAGTGCCACTATTGACAAATCCAGAGGTTCCTAGATAATGGAGAAGTACAAGAAGCATTGTTCCCAAATGCAATACAACACCATAGGGACAAATTGCATGCTTGGTTTTTTCAGTAGTACTCTTAAGATCCTGAAAGAGCAAGGAATTTTACTGCATGGTTTTAGATTTGAAAATAGGAGTCAGTGGCTCGATCAATGAGAATACCAGAAAGGTGTTTCTTGTGGTTCTCTTCATGTGTCTGAATAGATTCTCAATGAGGCCTTAAGGTATTTCCTGGAAGTTGACCACCATGCCAAGGGAAAGTACAGCTCAAGGTGAGGGATGTCATGAAATCCTCAGCACCTCAGGGAATGGCAAATGTGTGAAGACACTGAAGGGAATGCAGTATAATTAATGCTTCATCTGTGTTTGCCCAACTTGTATGCATAGGGTGTTCTCTTTTTCCTGGTCTTATCTGACTCCcgatattttatttctgtatcaaAGGTTACATTTCCAGTTTGTGTTCTGAATAGCAGGTTGCTGCCTTGTAATGGAAGCCTTTTTCTATATCATTTCAATAAATATCTAACATTGGGATTGCCGTGccaaaaaacaaactttcagGGCAAAGTTTCAACTAGGAGTGTCTGTCCATGGAAGCATGTGATCTTACCAGTACAGTCCAGATCCTGACTGATCCACATATGGTTTAGTACTGTTCCTGCATGGATATCCTTTGTATAAAAAAGTCAGCATTTTAGATCTTACATGGGTGATGTGATGATACCTCTCAGTGATGCCATGAGTCAGGCACCTGCTCAGACTCATCCTTTGACTGTCACTTCCTACTGGCAGCTCCAGGTGACTCAGTGTTGGACTGAGCTAGGGAGGCAGTGGACTCTGCATAATCATTGGAGAAGGTTCCTGCCTCTTTCAGCATCTCTGGATCACTGTCAGAAGACCTCCAGTGATCTCCAGCTTTTTCCACTGACTAAGAGTAAAGCCTggatggggggtggggaggaggttAATATTATGAGATTCATCTTGAAAGGGCAAGTAATTAATTGGGAAATTACTTTGGTCCAGAGATGGACTGCGCATAGCTTCCCTGGGtgagctgcacagcactgtgcttgACTTTCAGACTTTGGATAATCCAGCTGGTTTAAGGGCAGCTGCTCAGTTACATTCAGTGGTGCTACGAGGAGTGTGTCTATTGTTGTCAGCCTTAGAAACTTCCCATCTGCTCATAGCACAAGAGATCCTGCAGCTAGGTTAGAGAAGGAGGTCAAGGACTTCATTATGAAATCATGAAATTCATTATGAAATACTTACAGTATTATcttaaaatgtttctgcagcATGGTGCTTATACCTGATTAACTGGTGGTTCTTTGTGTTAGTTGACCGCACTCCATTCCATAGGTAATGGCACTACCAGGTTTTTACCTGCATTTTGCTCACTTAAGCATTAGGATGCAAAATAGTCAGAATCTATTGAGCTAATGCtccaaatttgtttttattttattttatttttctagattTGAGGCCAGAAGACAAGCATGGCACTGTGCAGATAATTTGAAAGACTCCAGGTGGACTGTGAATTTGTGCCAGAAATGTCTGATAAATTTAATTCTCCTTTTTCTTGTCATGTGCATTATGAGCTGTAATAAGTAAGACAATAGGAATTTGTCTGCCAACAGAAGCCAAGATGGATTGTTGCACATGGCAACCCTACTGAACTGTGTCCTTACTAGTAGTTACAGAATTTGGAATTGTTATACAATTAAGTAGCAGATATTGTCAGAAGAACCATTAGCTTCTCTTTGTCTTTGAGACAAgtagggctgcaggcagggaagcTGTGAATCCTGAGAATTAGGAAGTAatccttctctctgtttcttgGGAACCTCTGATGTGTCACAGACTGCTGTGCTGATCTTAGCCTCTCATTTGTTTCCCTTGGCAACACAGCTTCTTGTCTTCATGATGTTCAAGGTTAGTTTTATCCACGATGACATGTATTGCAGGTATCTTCTCTCAGTACTTCAGCTGAATCATCAAAGAACAAATCTCATCATAATGgctatttccttcatttcttccctcttctaGCTTAATATGCCTTGGTACACTCACTTTGGTGGGAGACTTGTGAATTTCCTATATGAAGGATTGGCTTTTGTTTCTCCATGCCTTGTCTAAATTAACCTTGTAATAGGTCATTGGAGAGAAGCCatcctgccctgccagcagcctgaaAGTGCTACAGATTAAAGGCATTCTGGTGATACTTTGTTACATCAAAAATGGGGAATGGTGTTGCtggaaagagggaggaaagaagggatTAAGTTTTGTTTCAACAAGAAGCCATTGCAGAAAAGAACCCTGTTGGCTCGCTGGTCAGTAGTTCACAGGTGCAGGTTTCAGTGTTCAGATTTTCCAGATTGTTTTTCAGGATGTTGCTTTACAAATGGCCAGTATCATTGCAGGTAGAGCACATTAATAAATCTGGTAGCAAGTCTTCACCAACAGCTCAAAtgcatgttggtttttttgtttgtttgttttgctgcaacGCAGGCACTACAGATCTTGACTTCAGAAATCTActtaaaaatgaaggagaaaacacaTGAAGGTCAGAGTCCTTTCTGCTCTGAAGCAATGAGAAATGTCTGTAGGTTCTACAttcatgttttctgcagtgGCAATGTTTGTCCTGAGAGCAATTAATTCCATTTCTTAGTCCACATACTCTTACGCTAAATTTTAAGCATATATCAGCACACAGTCCCGTCCAGTTGCTAGCCTCTAGCATCTAACTTCCATGGGCTGCTTCAGCGTTCTGTGTGCCATATGTTAGAGAGGAACTGAAATAACATTATCCTAAATTAAGATCATGCTAAACTGGAAGAGAATTGAGTGGTGGAATAAACAGTCAGTTTTGAGTGATTGCTCAGGATGGCAGGTAAGGCTTTATTTTGTGAGCTGCCTTTTTGCAGAAGGAGAGCTGAAGAGGTGCATTTCCTGTGGGTAAAGATAAGAGAGTTTGCTCATGGATATGTGTTGAATGGTTTTTATTCCTTACCGTGGACATAAAACATGAATGAATAAAAGGTTTTGCTGTGTTAAATTATGAACATTTACTGAGACAGTCTTTTACAGAGCCCAGCCATAGCTCCTACTATGAAGAGCAGCTTCTCCATTGAGCAAGCTGGGGCGGTCAGCAAGAAGTTCCTTGTGCTTCTCTTCATTGAAAGGcccttctgttgttttgtgttagctgccttttttttctctgcaaaagaGAATGATCTTGCTGTGACGTtcagtgctttgtgtttttttccagaagagaCAACTTACTCTATGGGCTGAATCACTTGCTGTGATAGGAAACTGCTGTTTCAGAAAACATGCTGACAGATAaacatgctgtttctttttggaGAGAACCAACAGAAGGCTATTTGCTTTTTAGGCTGTTTTTAGCATATTTTGTATCAAACCCAAGCATGTGTGGAAATGATTATACGTCGTACCAATATGCTTGGTGTTTCAAACAGAGCTTGAATGAGTTAGATGCCTGCTTTTCtagccatttttttcccccaccaaATTCAGCTGAACATCAACTTCAAAATGCAGAAGTATGAATATTTGCACCATAGGTTACTTGTTGGCATGAAACGGTCCTTTGCCTTCATCTAGCAATGACTGGATGTTCTCTATTTC
This window harbors:
- the LOC140254068 gene encoding lipase member M-like, which gives rise to MWCFLMLLCSQATAFSAGFTSPHTLKSEEGLHRKQYNPENLMNVTEMIRYHGYPSEEYEVNTEDGYILGVFRIPSGRNMQNTGQKPAVLLHHGTFADCTYWIANLPNNSLGFILADAGYDVWLGNSRGNTWSSKHKTLKTCQKKFWQFRYSVEKDYLKKATFRGLAALGFVAFSTYPELAERVQMFFALGPVLTITHATSPFTTLVRLPQPVIKSILGCKGALRQNQLLRRLAIQLCTTLPKFCANILYYIAGGRTQNLNESRTDVYVGHYPAGTSVQNIIHWHQLSYVDRYQAFDYGPRVNMQKYNQTTPPAYEIEKISTPIAVWSGGQDKFADPKDVSKLLSQISNLYYHENFPFWGHLDFVWGLDAAEKMFWKIAELIRK